One segment of Methanobacterium sp. DNA contains the following:
- a CDS encoding cation-translocating P-type ATPase, with product MDRIIDFSRFKNDDEYRTIILTIISGMFLLISWLGLLRGILPFDPALISVAISGTPIFIEAGKGLITEFEIKTGVLVSIALIASVVIGEYFAAGEIAVIMMIGEILENRTIRKARESVKKLIQLTPQVARIRTSDGEKEISTEEVNVGDIILVKPGESIPVDGVIINGHTSINQSIITGESMPLDKTVGDEVFVGTLNQLGAIEIKATKVGEDTSLSKLIRLVRESEDKKAPVVRFTDKIATLIVPMAFLASIVTYFLTKDIIRVVTILVVFCPCALVLATPTAIMAGIGNASRKGILIKSGEALEKVGQINTIAFDKTGTITNGKPEVINIIPVNQDYNEEEVLLWASTAEKFSEHPLGKAVYKAAQGKSLDVTDPEEFKIELGKGVIASLENKKVLVGNKKLIAANMIELTKEQNSLISSYESQGMTVLIVALENSIIGLITVADKIKSRSKETVQELKEMGVNEILLLTGDNKNAASAIAKQVGINKVYAEQLPEDKVNLIESQLNDNRKVCMIGDGINDAPALAISNVGVSMGALGADVAIETADIALMSDDISKVPELIKLSKKVLGTISVNIVVPILINLVAILLAAFGIIGPVAGALIHNLGSVLVVANSSRLIKYRTNPEPAKKSAAINIRPLLKTRR from the coding sequence ATGGACAGGATTATCGACTTCAGCAGATTTAAAAACGATGATGAGTATCGAACAATTATTTTAACCATTATCTCAGGAATGTTTCTTTTAATCAGCTGGTTAGGACTGTTAAGAGGTATTTTACCCTTTGATCCAGCATTAATAAGTGTTGCAATCAGCGGTACACCCATATTCATTGAAGCAGGGAAAGGATTAATCACCGAATTTGAGATAAAAACAGGCGTTCTTGTAAGTATAGCGCTTATTGCGTCAGTTGTAATTGGGGAATATTTTGCAGCTGGAGAAATTGCAGTAATTATGATGATAGGTGAAATACTTGAAAACAGGACTATTAGAAAAGCACGGGAAAGTGTTAAAAAGCTTATTCAATTAACTCCACAGGTAGCAAGGATAAGAACATCAGATGGAGAAAAGGAAATTTCTACAGAAGAAGTGAATGTGGGGGATATTATCCTTGTTAAGCCTGGTGAGTCAATCCCGGTAGATGGTGTTATTATAAATGGCCACACATCCATAAATCAGTCCATTATTACTGGAGAATCCATGCCTTTGGACAAAACAGTTGGTGATGAAGTATTTGTAGGTACATTAAATCAGTTAGGAGCCATTGAAATAAAAGCCACCAAAGTTGGTGAAGATACATCTCTTTCAAAGCTAATAAGACTTGTTAGAGAATCAGAAGATAAAAAAGCACCTGTTGTAAGATTTACAGATAAAATAGCCACATTAATAGTGCCTATGGCATTTTTAGCCTCTATAGTTACATATTTTTTAACAAAGGATATTATAAGGGTGGTAACAATTTTGGTTGTGTTCTGCCCCTGTGCACTGGTACTTGCAACGCCAACAGCCATTATGGCCGGTATAGGCAATGCCTCACGTAAAGGTATTCTAATTAAAAGTGGAGAAGCACTGGAAAAGGTAGGACAGATTAACACAATAGCCTTTGATAAAACAGGTACAATTACAAATGGTAAACCTGAAGTAATCAATATTATCCCTGTAAATCAGGATTATAATGAAGAAGAAGTTTTATTATGGGCATCAACCGCAGAGAAGTTTTCAGAGCACCCTTTAGGCAAGGCAGTTTATAAAGCAGCACAGGGGAAATCACTGGATGTGACCGATCCTGAAGAGTTTAAAATAGAATTAGGTAAAGGAGTTATAGCTTCTTTAGAGAATAAAAAAGTTCTGGTTGGAAATAAAAAGCTGATTGCAGCAAACATGATTGAACTAACCAAAGAACAAAACAGCCTTATTAGTTCATATGAAAGCCAGGGAATGACTGTTTTAATTGTTGCTTTAGAAAATTCAATAATAGGTCTGATAACTGTTGCAGATAAAATAAAAAGCAGATCTAAGGAAACAGTACAGGAACTTAAAGAGATGGGTGTAAATGAAATTCTTCTCTTGACAGGTGATAATAAAAACGCTGCAAGCGCCATTGCAAAGCAGGTAGGCATTAATAAAGTTTATGCTGAACAGCTTCCTGAAGATAAGGTAAATTTAATTGAAAGCCAGTTAAATGATAACAGGAAGGTGTGTATGATTGGTGATGGAATTAATGACGCTCCAGCTCTTGCCATATCCAACGTAGGTGTTTCAATGGGAGCATTAGGTGCTGATGTTGCAATTGAGACTGCAGATATTGCTTTAATGTCTGATGATATAAGCAAAGTTCCAGAGTTAATAAAGCTTTCAAAAAAGGTTTTAGGTACAATCAGTGTAAATATTGTAGTTCCCATTTTAATTAACCTTGTAGCTATCCTGCTTGCAGCATTTGGCATTATTGGACCTGTAGCTGGTGCCTTAATCCATAATTTGGGGTCTGTACTGGTGGTGGCTAATTCATCCAGGCTTATAAAATACCGTACAAATCCCGAACCAGCGAAAAAATCTGCAGCTATAAATATACGTCCTTTACTTAAAACCAGGAGATAA
- a CDS encoding Rieske (2Fe-2S) protein: protein MSFVEIGAKNELMDGCMKMASVSGREILIARVGDNYYAADNRCPHMGGNLSKGKLKGTVVTCPRHHSQFDLTDGHVIRWTDWSGFKLSLAKLLKSPRPLKIYDVRVDGEKILADL, encoded by the coding sequence ATGAGTTTTGTAGAGATAGGGGCAAAAAATGAGTTAATGGATGGTTGTATGAAAATGGCCTCGGTTTCAGGGCGTGAAATCCTTATTGCAAGAGTAGGGGATAATTATTATGCTGCAGATAATCGTTGCCCCCACATGGGAGGTAATCTTTCGAAGGGTAAGCTCAAGGGAACTGTTGTTACATGTCCAAGGCACCACAGTCAATTTGACCTTACAGATGGCCATGTGATTCGCTGGACTGACTGGTCAGGGTTTAAATTATCCTTAGCTAAGCTATTAAAGTCGCCTCGACCTTTAAAAATATATGATGTAAGGGTTGATGGAGAGAAAATTTTGGCTGATCTTTAA
- a CDS encoding 6-hydroxymethylpterin diphosphokinase MptE-like protein, with product MDLDTWFLWYEMILKEFGFSQEDDEKSAEILNSLLDEHNSSCIAETNIKANVIIFGAGPSLKRNIIELKELDESGELDLNKFTLIAADGATTALLEEDVIPDIIVTDLDGNMDDIIKANNEGAILVVHAHGNNMNKIKEYVPKLKRVLGTTQSVPLKNVYNFGGFTDGDRCIFLAIELGARLILLSGMDFGDIVTKYSRPDLDESECKADKIKQMKLNFAKKLTQWAAENENVEIANMSGGEKIKGVAAINVDVLLKL from the coding sequence ATGGATCTGGATACATGGTTTTTATGGTATGAAATGATACTGAAAGAATTTGGTTTCAGTCAGGAAGACGATGAAAAATCTGCAGAAATACTAAATAGCCTTTTAGATGAACATAACAGCTCGTGCATTGCTGAAACCAATATAAAAGCTAATGTAATAATTTTTGGGGCTGGCCCATCCCTTAAAAGGAACATCATTGAATTGAAGGAATTAGATGAATCAGGAGAGTTAGATTTAAATAAGTTCACATTAATTGCTGCAGATGGGGCAACAACAGCACTTTTAGAAGAAGACGTAATTCCTGATATTATAGTTACAGATTTAGACGGAAATATGGATGATATAATCAAAGCTAACAATGAAGGAGCGATTTTAGTTGTCCATGCCCATGGAAATAATATGAATAAAATAAAAGAATATGTTCCAAAACTTAAACGAGTTTTAGGGACTACCCAAAGTGTTCCTCTAAAAAATGTGTATAATTTCGGCGGTTTTACTGATGGGGACAGATGCATATTCTTAGCAATTGAACTGGGGGCAAGACTTATACTTCTATCAGGAATGGATTTTGGAGATATTGTAACTAAATATTCAAGACCAGATTTAGATGAATCAGAATGTAAAGCTGATAAAATAAAGCAAATGAAGCTTAATTTTGCAAAAAAGCTCACACAGTGGGCTGCAGAAAATGAAAATGTGGAAATAGCAAATATGTCTGGTGGAGAAAAGATTAAAGGCGTGGCAGCCATTAATGTTGATGTTCTTTTGAAATTATAA
- a CDS encoding alanine--glyoxylate aminotransferase family protein, with amino-acid sequence MEETLLMIPGPTRVAPRVLKAMSEAIMNHRSAEFAEILVQTNEMMSEIFQTQNPSYTITGSGTAAMEAAVGNILNKGDKILNIVGGKFGERFAQIAGANGGVPVKLDVEWGTAVDPEDVKTALDEDDEIKAVTIVHNETSTGVASPIEEVGKIVKDYNALYIVDTVSSLGGDDVAVDDYNIDICVTGSQKCLAAPPGMAAITVSDGAWDVIDKTESNSYYLDVRKYRKYSQNTPPETPYTPSVSLMYAMREALNVIMEEGLESRIKRHQLAATATRNGIKALGLELFAKEDVSSTTVTAIKMPEGVTDKDMRGTMRDKYGIVLAGGQDHLKGNVFRIGHMGNVTYRDIVVTMSALEMTLKELDFDICLGEGVAAVEEAYLIG; translated from the coding sequence ATGGAGGAAACATTGTTAATGATACCAGGACCTACCAGAGTAGCTCCTCGTGTGTTAAAAGCCATGTCAGAGGCTATAATGAACCATAGAAGTGCTGAATTTGCTGAAATTCTGGTTCAAACTAATGAAATGATGTCTGAAATATTCCAGACCCAGAACCCATCCTATACAATAACAGGCTCTGGAACAGCGGCCATGGAAGCAGCAGTTGGAAACATTCTAAACAAGGGAGATAAAATTTTAAACATTGTTGGCGGAAAATTCGGTGAAAGATTCGCCCAAATAGCAGGTGCCAATGGCGGTGTTCCAGTTAAGCTTGATGTGGAATGGGGAACAGCAGTTGATCCTGAAGATGTTAAAACCGCCTTAGATGAAGATGATGAGATAAAAGCGGTGACAATAGTTCATAATGAAACTTCAACAGGTGTTGCAAGCCCAATAGAAGAAGTTGGTAAAATTGTTAAAGATTACAACGCTTTATACATCGTAGATACCGTTTCATCCCTTGGAGGAGACGATGTAGCTGTAGACGATTATAACATTGATATTTGTGTAACTGGCTCACAGAAATGTCTTGCTGCACCACCGGGAATGGCTGCAATCACAGTAAGTGATGGTGCATGGGATGTAATCGATAAAACCGAATCAAACTCATATTATCTTGATGTGAGGAAATACAGGAAATATTCACAAAATACACCACCAGAAACACCATACACCCCTTCTGTATCTTTAATGTATGCCATGCGAGAGGCCTTAAATGTCATTATGGAAGAAGGACTTGAAAGCAGAATAAAAAGACACCAGTTAGCTGCAACTGCAACAAGAAACGGTATTAAAGCACTTGGTCTTGAATTATTCGCTAAAGAAGACGTTTCATCCACAACTGTAACTGCCATAAAAATGCCGGAAGGTGTGACCGATAAAGATATGAGAGGCACAATGAGAGATAAGTATGGAATCGTGCTTGCTGGCGGTCAGGACCACTTAAAAGGCAACGTTTTTAGAATAGGTCATATGGGTAACGTTACCTACAGAGATATTGTTGTTACAATGTCTGCTCTTGAAATGACTTTAAAAGAGCTTGATTTTGATATATGTCTTGGAGAAGGAGTTGCAGCAGTGGAAGAAGCTTATCTCATTGGTTAA
- a CDS encoding radical SAM protein, whose translation MKVMLINPPDTASKYKFIGLVAPPLGIGYIAAVLEENDIAVKIIDGPALEIGWEDLENEIIKYSPDMVGITALTPTINQALKSARIAKSACSDASVVLGGYHPTFTYQELLKNDFVDIVVLGEGECTMLEIAMAARNGTSLREVKGIATREFITPPRPIIEDLDILPFPARHLLPMDRYKILNMKLLTGTLISGRGCPYKCSFCSSAAMHGHKLRMRSAENIVDEMEHLVDAHHAKMIAFMDDTFTMNQKRVEEVCSEIKNRDLDLYWGCTARADTVSSKLLKKMKESGCITLFLGVESADQQHLDKLNKRITLDRIRRTFELTRELNLRTIASAVLGMPGDTRQSIEKTINFVKSLNPSYAVFSLATPYPGTNFYIEASKQNLIKVNDWSKYTLLNPVLETVDCSLEELKNLQKQAFMDFYLRPSYIIKQTWRDGFVLLKTVGAMIRDVAR comes from the coding sequence ATGAAGGTCATGTTAATAAATCCGCCAGATACAGCTTCAAAATACAAATTCATTGGCCTTGTGGCACCACCATTAGGTATTGGATACATAGCAGCAGTTCTTGAAGAAAATGACATTGCTGTTAAAATAATAGACGGTCCTGCGCTTGAAATTGGCTGGGAAGACCTGGAAAATGAAATTATTAAATATTCTCCAGATATGGTTGGAATTACAGCATTAACGCCCACCATTAACCAGGCTCTTAAATCAGCCAGAATTGCTAAAAGCGCATGTTCTGATGCATCTGTTGTTTTGGGTGGGTACCATCCAACATTTACATATCAGGAGCTTTTAAAAAATGATTTCGTGGATATTGTGGTTTTAGGCGAAGGTGAATGCACCATGCTGGAGATTGCAATGGCAGCCCGAAATGGAACCAGTTTAAGGGAAGTTAAGGGAATCGCCACCAGAGAATTTATAACTCCTCCAAGGCCTATTATAGAGGATTTAGATATTTTACCCTTCCCAGCAAGACATCTTTTACCAATGGACCGGTATAAAATTCTTAATATGAAACTTCTAACCGGTACTTTAATTTCTGGAAGAGGCTGCCCTTACAAGTGTTCATTCTGCTCATCAGCGGCAATGCACGGGCACAAATTAAGAATGAGATCTGCTGAAAATATTGTTGATGAAATGGAACATTTAGTAGATGCACACCATGCTAAAATGATAGCTTTCATGGATGATACATTCACCATGAACCAGAAAAGAGTGGAAGAAGTTTGCAGTGAGATTAAAAATAGAGATCTTGATCTTTACTGGGGCTGCACAGCAAGAGCGGACACTGTATCCTCAAAGTTACTGAAAAAAATGAAAGAATCCGGGTGCATCACTCTATTTTTGGGTGTTGAGTCTGCAGACCAGCAACATCTGGATAAACTAAACAAAAGAATTACTCTTGATAGGATTAGAAGGACATTTGAACTTACAAGAGAGCTTAATCTTAGAACAATTGCTTCAGCAGTTCTTGGAATGCCTGGAGATACCAGACAAAGCATTGAAAAAACAATTAATTTTGTTAAAAGCCTTAACCCTTCCTATGCTGTATTCTCGCTTGCTACACCATATCCGGGGACTAATTTCTATATTGAAGCATCTAAACAGAACCTTATTAAGGTTAACGACTGGTCAAAATACACCCTTTTAAACCCTGTTTTAGAAACTGTTGACTGTTCCTTAGAAGAACTTAAAAACCTTCAAAAGCAGGCATTCATGGATTTTTACCTGCGTCCAAGTTATATCATCAAACAAACATGGAGAGACGGATTTGTACTTCTTAAAACAGTTGGTGCAATGATAAGAGACGTTGCCAGGTAG